CAAATTACAAAAAAATGCAACTGAACCTTCTATTCTCTTGGTGGTTTGGATCAAGTCAGCTGTTCAATGACAGAAAATTTGGGTTAAGGTGTTTAATATGGATGGTTGAAGAGTTGGGATATCATTTGAAAGCTTAAAACAGAGACTAAAGTGACAAAGAAGTGAAAAGGTTTGGGAAAAATGAGATATAAAAAGgaaaagtgaaaaagaaaaaaattatattaattgggTTAAGGCATTTATTAAGTTGACCTATAAGAGAGATGACAAAATGGAGGAATATGTTGCAAAAGAATCTGCATATGACTCAATAAAGTGACATCTAATTGCTAAGTGTTAATGTAAGGCATTCCATCAaacaaggatttaaatctcagtCAGATATCGCCTTTGATAGCTGATTGGACCGACATGGTACCAGTGTAGCAGGTGGTTTACCAATTCATATCTTCCAGTTTTAtcagaagaaataataaaaaaataaatccatatggtctAATACTGGTCCTTGGTGAGGCCAGTGGTACATACTGACTGGTGTTTAATTCCTTGCATTCTTTggttttttctttattatttaattaacatTGGCATATCCCATGCGAAAAATTATTCTGCGACTAGTCTATGTGATGCTTATATTATCTTGCTACTAGCATAAACTTTGTTTTGCTAATAATTTACTTATTCAGGGACTGGTATAATCTTGAGAAATCAACACGTGTTAAAGCATTTCGCTGTGGGGAGTTTGACGAATGCATCCAGAAGGCCATGGCTTCTGCAGTTCATTCAAGTAAATTCTCAACCAGTACAGGGAAGTACGTCCACAGAGAAGATGCCATTCTTCATGCCTTGGAGATTGAGAAGTCTTACTTTCCTTCCAGAAAGCAGAATGGCTCAGGAATGAACAACTTCTACAGAGCAACAGGTTGTAATTTTACCAAAAAATCAAAAAAGATGCATAGACTTGACAAGCAACGAGGTTTGATGGCCAGAAAATTCGATACTTTTGAAGATAATTCACCCCAAGAGATACCTCAATCTTTGGTGTCATATGAACAGCTGGATAAGTTGATTGCTGCTGATGctcaactgatggagaaagaacaTTGGAGAACTCCAAATGATTCAGAAGGTGAAGGAATAAACCATGTGAGAGATCTTCAGGACATAGGATTGGGGATTATATCAACTAGAAAGCCTCATGTGCATGTTGAAACAGAATTATTTACTGACTTAGCCCTTCCTGACAGTGCTTCGCTCAGCGAATCAAACATAAATAACAGGTTTTTTAGTTCTGGTCCAATAATAAGCTGTAAAAGTTCTGGTTCATGCCTGAAACGGAAGCGATCGAGTGCCAAAGCTCATGAGGATGTGAGAAGAGACTGTCACCATGCTCTGACTAAAGTTTGCAAAGGTAGTAGGATTATAATTCCGTCATATTGTTACTGGGATGGTACTTTCGGAGGATTCTGGCCTCTTAAAGAAGCTACTGAGAAAACATCAAAGGAACTGCTATCTATTCCAAGTTGGACAAATATTACATGTGGTTCAGGAACATCGGGTGAAACATTGTTGGGTGCATCTGAGAGCACTTGTAAATTTGATGGCACAGACTTCAATTCTCAAATCAAGGACTGTGAACTTGCAAGCATGTTGGAGTTCATCGACAATGAATGCTCTGATGGCCTGGTCGATATTCCCCTTGTAATGGGTGACCATATTGGTGAAGGTAAGCTTtcagtttctttcttattttatattaataattgaCAGCCTGGCTAATTGCTTTTGCTGCAGAATGTGAATAACAATGAATTACTTAAAGGTTGAGATTGCAAAAAATCCTATTTGCGGTTGATACCTCTATTTTGTTTTGCCAATAACCCAATTGTGGTTCACCGATAGGGATGCTAGTTGGTCATATGTAACAAGTCTGGTGTTGTTAattgatcctttttttttatggATTTGTTTTAAATGGAGATGTTAAGTCTCTTATTGAAACAAGGCTAGATCACTACATTAACGAACAAGGTTGACTGTAATTTAAATATACCAAGTACTAACAACCTAAGTAAATTTCCTTTATATAAACTTGATTGAGGTCCACATCTCTGAGAATCAGATATCCTTCTATTTTGAGATTTTTGGTTCAAATGGTATCTGCAACATTGATGAGATTTATGATTAACAACCCTGATAGTTCTGGTTAGTGTAGCTTTATCTTAAGGATACATTGGTCATATTTTGTTTAAGAACTTAGTCATATATAAATTCAATGTGTTTGGTTTCACTGATCTTTTAATATCACCTTCTGGTtctccattttattttttttatcacacgGTTTTTGTTTTATAAATTTCTTGTTGTTTTAAGATGGATCTTCAGTGCAAAACAGGGACAGCCATCTCCATGAGACCACTGTAACTTAAGTTTCCTATGAGTGAACATTCATCTGGTGCTAAGAATTATATGCGCTACTTAGTGCCTCCAAGGGCTTTGATATTTGtaatgttgttgggttaaagattTAATCACATAATGTAGTCTTTTGCTTTTTTTCCCCCATCTACTTTTGTCTTTTCATTTGTCTTGTATTTCTATGTTCTCTTTTTCTACTCATCTGTACTTGTTTCATATACTAGATGATATAAGTCTGAGAAAAACAGGGTTGATATTGCATGATCTTATGTTTCTTGTTGCTGGTGGAAAATGGATTAACTGTTTATGATTTGATGCGGTTCCAGATTTTCAGAAGGCTTCTGAATATTGTCCGATCAGAGATCTTCTGCCACGTGTAGATGAGAAGCATTATaatggttgctgcgaggatgatcTTGTATCACATTTTGCTGAAGGGCTTAGAGAGAGTAGCTTTACTGATTCTCGACATCAGCTTAATAGTGTCAATAAGAAGGCAGAAAAGAGGAGTGTGGAACCACATTTAATCAGTAAAAAGAACCTGAATTATATGAGGTTCAGTAGAATTACAAATTCTGAAAGCCACATCAATGGGGCCAATCAATCTGAGAATTCCTTGGATCaaatggagaagaaaattttttttgcaGGCTTGGCCAGAAAAATTGGCAGCAATCATTCGGATGAATTCTTGACTCTCGATAGTTGTCATTGTCATTTAGTAAAGGATGAATCAGTTTCAGAGGCATATGATGTTTCCCAATCTCAGAGTTCTGATCTTCCTTGCTCTTCTAGTGAATGGGAACATTGCCAGTCCGAAGCTTTAAAGCATTGTGTAATAAATTGCTCTACCTCACTTCTACCCTCAAGAGACCATGAGAGATCATCCAGGCGCCAGATTCCTATCTCCACTCTGATGACTCGACAATTGTTTCCTCGTGACCGAGTCTCTACTCTGACTTGCTCCAAGTACCAGGTTGTGAAGCAAATAAGAAGTACAGGTCTCTGTTCTTCACTATATGATGTTGAATTGACTGTAGAAACAAAAACTGGCAGACCTCATGTGCCTCTGAATTCTCTCACGAGTAAATTGAATGGTAAAGCAATTGTTGGCCATCCTGCTCCCGTTGAGGTCATGGAAGACGGCTCCAGTGATACTCTGATAACTAAGAACGACTGTTGGCCAGCTACAAGCAACATTAATCGGTCACTGAAGAATGGAGTAGTAATTATTGGGAGAGCAACTCCTAGGAAGAAAGCAGCACAGACCTATCATGGCGTTCAATGGGGGAACTATGATCAACTCAATGTTCCTTCTCTTTTGGAAAGAAAACATTCAAATAGCAGAACATCAAGGTTGTCTCCCAGAAAGATCCGGAGGCTTTCATCCATCAGAAAGCCAGAGGTTGAAACGATTGTGAGACCTGCTGTTGCATGTGTTCCACTCGGACTTGTCTTTAGTAGGATTACGGAAGCATTTCCTTCATCACTATAGCTAACTCCAGTCATTGTAACAATTACTTCCCTTAAAGCGTGCCCAGAGAAATCTGTTCTTCTACCTACATATCACTTCCTAGTTGGACACTGTAAATTTTTGCCACCGGTTTGATGCATAGTGTTGCACATATCTTTCGATTTGATCGTAGTTCATTTGTGATTCGGTTGAAGCAATAGGCATTCAAGATGAAGCTATAATGCTCAGATTTTGATGTAGTGTTGTCAGCCAATGAAAAATCTCATCTTGTTCTGTCCAGTGAAATGGTTGCTCTAACCTTTTCGATGTTCTTCTTCATCAGTATTTCACATGACCTTATACCATCTTACAAAATCATTCTTCACAACCTAAACATGTCGATGAATTGTTTAGATCAATCatataataaaatttcttctaAATTTTTAGTTCGATCCTACGATAGAAGCCTATCTCATAAGCCTTTTGAGTGAATGTATCGAGGAGCTCAAAGTCTAATCTCAATGAGATTTAACAGGAAGATTCactaaaaacaaaagaagaacaaCCCTCTGCACTTGGAAGaacacctcttcttctactattccagaagaatagagagagagagagtaatctACGAACTCTGATCAAAGAATGCTGGCAGCTTCCATGTACTCTGATCAAAGAATGCTGGCAGCTTCCATGTTTAGCGGGTAGAGTTAGTCGTCCGTTTTCTAGCGCCGTTAATCTCCTCCTATTCTTTATTTTGGTGATAAAAAATTAAAGGATTGATTTCCTATTATAATGATCGTAAATTATTGGCAACGTATATGAGTACAATCAAGTCCGATAATTTTTGGATCGAAGGTTGATCTTTagatcttgatttttcttattGACAGTGATGTGAACGAACGTATGACGTTCAGTTTTGCTTCGTGAAACACAAAAAAATCTCCACCACTTCTTTCGCGGTTTGAGTTAACCTAACTGCGGTTAGTTGTGATGTAAGCTAAGGATTGTCCGACAGGACGGCGCCTCAGGTGATGGACGGTCGGATTCGTGCTTTctggaattttctatcctatttccTCCCCCTTTCGATATAAATTAACGAACCAATAAAAAGCCGCCTTCGTTGATTTCGTCCGATCGCCCTGTCTCCTCTCCCTCCCCCCTCGCTCTCGTTCTCGAATCGATTTACTTGGCGACCGCGTCGTGTGGTCTAATCGTAAGATCCGATCCTTAAAACTCTTAATGGATGTTTTGGTTTTTGTTATGATtgatctctctcgctctctctcttcttctgccTTAGTTCGATCCGGAATGATCAGTTTCTAGAGAGTTTTTTGTTCGATCTACGAGGAGAGGTTTCGATTTCGATTCGTCggttctttttcttgtttagtgggtATCGATTTCTTGCGATTTCCTGTGTAAATTTCCAGATGCCTTTTAGTAAGATGTACGATTAGGTTTTTGGCTTCAGATCGGTTGTCTCGTTGACCTTCGAAGTTCCAAGGAGAAACTGATCTTTCTTTACTCGACCGCCTTGTTTTCGCCGATCGTCGTTCTCTAAGCTTGATTAATTACATCTTTATAGGATCAATATTTCAATTGTGATTTTGGGCATCGAATCAAAAAATAAGGAAAATTCAGAATGAGCGAAGTTTTTGAAGGCTACGAGCGGCAGTATTGTGAGATCTCGGCGGCTCTCTCGCGGAAGTGCACATCGGCTGCTCTTCTCGATGGAGGTAATAAGATTTAGGCGCTTGTCTTGTAATTGAGATGTAGCGTTTGGATAATATCATGTGTTGTTTCGCAGAGCAAAAGAAGCAGAAGGTTTCGGAAATTAAATCTGGAGTGGATGATGCAGAATCTTTGGTAATGTTTTGGACTGACAAATTTACTGGATTCCTCGGTCAGATAAAGTTGTTCTAAAAGCTCTTCAT
Above is a genomic segment from Musa acuminata AAA Group cultivar baxijiao chromosome BXJ3-4, Cavendish_Baxijiao_AAA, whole genome shotgun sequence containing:
- the LOC135582593 gene encoding uncharacterized protein At1g51745-like, producing the protein MGSQQDASLSSINVSAGGLVWVRRRNGSWWPGRTVGLHELPVKCLLPPRSGTPIKLLGREDGSMDWYNLEKSTRVKAFRCGEFDECIQKAMASAVHSSKFSTSTGKYVHREDAILHALEIEKSYFPSRKQNGSGMNNFYRATGCNFTKKSKKMHRLDKQRGLMARKFDTFEDNSPQEIPQSLVSYEQLDKLIAADAQLMEKEHWRTPNDSEGEGINHVRDLQDIGLGIISTRKPHVHVETELFTDLALPDSASLSESNINNRFFSSGPIISCKSSGSCLKRKRSSAKAHEDVRRDCHHALTKVCKGSRIIIPSYCYWDGTFGGFWPLKEATEKTSKELLSIPSWTNITCGSGTSGETLLGASESTCKFDGTDFNSQIKDCELASMLEFIDNECSDGLVDIPLVMGDHIGEDFQKASEYCPIRDLLPRVDEKHYNGCCEDDLVSHFAEGLRESSFTDSRHQLNSVNKKAEKRSVEPHLISKKNLNYMRFSRITNSESHINGANQSENSLDQMEKKIFFAGLARKIGSNHSDEFLTLDSCHCHLVKDESVSEAYDVSQSQSSDLPCSSSEWEHCQSEALKHCVINCSTSLLPSRDHERSSRRQIPISTLMTRQLFPRDRVSTLTCSKYQVVKQIRSTGLCSSLYDVELTVETKTGRPHVPLNSLTSKLNGKAIVGHPAPVEVMEDGSSDTLITKNDCWPATSNINRSLKNGVVIIGRATPRKKAAQTYHGVQWGNYDQLNVPSLLERKHSNSRTSRLSPRKIRRLSSIRKPEVETIVRPAVACVPLGLVFSRITEAFPSSL